Proteins found in one Labeo rohita strain BAU-BD-2019 chromosome 11, IGBB_LRoh.1.0, whole genome shotgun sequence genomic segment:
- the si:ch211-1a19.2 gene encoding immunoglobulin lambda constant 1, translating to MNNNRKALGVIIIILSLLLLRTVSGEKGQINQMFSRGLRLIVEVPHVRVDHLLTPKVHVLLPAGVEMQRSKRVTLACVITGLQSKEVRITWRVNGATVLKKHASSAQVHQEPGGTFSAVGLYSVLPHQWGHGNFYRCEVTYKTSFYYEKAESSLCSSPE from the exons aTGAACAATAATAGAAAGGCACTTGGTGTGATCATCATTATTCTCTCTCTTCTTCTGCTACG CACTGTTTCAGGTGAGAAGGGCCAAATAAACCAGATGTTCAGCAGAGGACTTCGTCTTATTGTTGAAG TTCCTCATGTCCGTGTGGATCACCTGCTGACTCCGAAGGTGCATGTTCTTCTGCCTGCTGGAGTTGAGATGCAGCGTTCGAAGCGAGTGACGCTGGCGTGTGTCATCACTGGGTTACAGTCTAAAGAGGTGAGGATCACATGGAGAGTCAACGGAGCAACAGTTCTCAAAAAACATGCCAGTTCTGCACAAGTGCACCAGGAGCCTGGCGGTACGTTCTCTGCTGTGGGACTGTACTCGGTTCTCCCTCATCAGTGGGGGCATGGGAACTTTTACAGGTGTGAGGTGACTTACAAAACGTCATTTTACTATGAAAAGGCAGAGTCTTCTCTCTGCAGTTCTCCAGAGTGA